A stretch of Mus musculus strain C57BL/6J chromosome 19, GRCm38.p6 C57BL/6J DNA encodes these proteins:
- the Morn4 gene encoding MORN repeat-containing protein 4 isoform X1 translates to MTLTKGSFTYSSGEEYRGEWKEGRRHGFGQLVFADGGTYLGHFENGLFNGFGVLTFSDGSRYEGEFSQGKFNGVGVFIRYDNMTFEGEFKNGRVDGFGLLTFPDGSHGIPRNEGLFENNKLLRREKCSAVVQRAQSASKSARNLTA, encoded by the exons ATGACCCTGACCAAAGGTTCCTTTACCTACTCCAGCGGGGAGGAGTACCGCGGCGAGTGGAAAGAGG GCCGGAGACATGGCTTTGGTCAATTGGTGTTTGCAGACGGTGGCACCTACCTGGGTCACTTCGAGAATGGGCTTTTTAATGGCTTTGGAGTCCTGACCTTCTCAGATGGCTCAAG GTATGAGGGGGAGTTTTCCCAGGGCAAGTTCAATGGCGTCGGAGTCTTCATTCGATATGACAACATGACCTTTGAGGGGGAATTTAAAAATGGCAGAGTAGACGGTTTTG GCCTGCTGACTTTCCCAGATGGTTCTCATGGAATACCCCGCAACGAAGGTCTGTTCGAGAACAACAAGCTACTGCGGCGTGAGAAGTGTTCCGCCGTGGTTCAGCGGGCTCAGAGCGCCTCCAAGTCAGCCAGGAACCTCACTGCCTGA